GGTTATTAAAATGTGATTGCTGATCCAATCGGAGAGAAAATTAAGGATGTTTAATAGTGCCTCTTGCTGATTATCATCGATTTTTTCTTCATGGGCCATATTCTTTATTTTACTTATGTAGAAATTGTGTTCCTTGCAGTGGGTGCCGAATTTGCTGTAAAGGTTTCTTTCCATCAGTCTTTCTTCGAATTCAAAATGATATTCTACATAATCCAGAAGCTCATCAATGATGGCCATAATTTCGTCATAATAATCGCTTCCGTCATTAATCATAGCGAGTTCATAAGCACGGTACCCAATTTCAAATAGTTTTTGATGTTGTTCGTCGATTTCGGGGATATTAAGGCTGTAACGGTCTTTCCATTCAAAGCTCATGTAGACTCCTCCTTAGTGAATCAAATTTTGAATATATTATAGCATAGTTTTTCATTATTTCACAGTAAATCCCCATTGACTGAGTTTATTTTGTGTGCCGATCCATACGGGCGTTCCGCTTTTGACAATTGAAAACAGTCTCTCTACATCTTTATTCTGCATTCTGATACATCCTTTTGAAATATAATACCCGATGCTCCATTCGCTGTTTGTACCATGAATACCATAGACATATCCATCGGATATATTAAGCCCCATCCAGCGATATCCTAAGGGATTTTCCGGTACGCCGCCTTTAATATTCTTCCATGCAGGATTAACCACTTTATTTTGAATACGCCATTTTCCTTCCGGTGTAAATTTAGGATTCTTCCCTGTTGCCACTGGAAATTTTTCTATAACATTTTTTCCTTTTAATAAGGTTAATGTATTGGAAGATTTATTGATGGTAATCCAGTATCCGTTAGTAGGGCATTTTGTTACGACCGTTTGTATGGAAGGAGCAGTCATGCCAGATTCTATCAATATTTTATTGATTGCATTGACCGTACTTTTTCCTACAATGCCATCCACTTTCAATCCATGATCTTTTTGAAATTTAAAAACGATATTTTTCATGTTTTGATCAAAGGTATAGGAATTCGTGGAGATTTGGTAGCCGATTTTTTTAAGAGCCTTTCTAATGCGCATGACATCTTCTCCGACTTGCCAGGGATATAAGGTTCTGCTAAGCTTAAGTCCTCCCTCTGCATTAAGATAGGGATAGTTTTCGATACTGGCGTCTACGATTTCATTCTGATGAACAGTTACCAAGGGGATATCGTCAAAGGTTTCGTTTCTTGCAATATTAGGGTTATTAGGGAATATCATCAATAAAATCAAACCTATAAAAATGATACTAAAAAGTAATCTTTTCAAGGTTTCACCACCCTAAATAATTGTATGACTTTTATATTCTATTTTTAAAAAAAGAATTATAGAACTTATATATTATTTTTGGAAATAAAAAATCCTCGTGACTGGTCACGAGGATTAAGCTTATTCTTCAACGGTAATAACGGATACGGGACAAGCTTCTTGAGCTTCTATAGCAGAATCTTTTGCTTCTTCGGGAACTTCATCCACATATACTTCAGCGAGTCCGTCATCTGCCATACGAAATACTTCAGGACATATAGCAGGACAGGTTCCGCAAGCGATACAACCGTCTCTATCTATTTTTGCAATCATTGTATTAAATCCTCCTTTTTATGTAGTATCACTATTTTAATATTCTTTCCACAAAGGGTCAATATTTATACTTTAAAAATGAAAAGATATTTAATTTTGTGTGAATACCGTACAATTGACACAGAGGATTATTGTGTTATGATAAACGTTGAGACTTTATTAGAGATAAAGAGGGGATACCATGGAAAGACAACGACGTTTAATCAAACTAGCAGGACCAATTTTTGTTGAACTTTTATTATCCATGCTTCTTGGAATCATTGATATTTTTATGTTAAGTCAATATGATGACAGAGCAGCTGGAGCAGTAGGAGCATCCAATCAGATTATTAATAATCTTAATTTGATTTTTGCAATCATTTCTGCCGGAACAGCCGTATTGGTGGCCCAAAATGTAGGAGCGAATAAGAAAGAAGAAATAGAGAAAGTTAGTGCGGTGTCTCTCATTATGAATTTTATTATAGGTATGATCATAAGCGCAGGAATGATTGTATTTGGGAAACCTATTCTAAGGGGAATAGGTGTTACCCCTGATCTGATGAACTATGCTTATGAATATACCTTGATTGTAGGAGGGGCATTATTCGTTCAAGCGATTTTAAATACTTTATTAGCCATAATCAGGAGTCACGGATACACAAAGCAGAGTATGTACATCTCAGGTGTAATGAATATTGTAAACATTGTCGGGGATGCAGTGTTTGTATTCGGTTTGTTTGGAGCCCCTGTTCTGGGGGTAAAAGGAGTAGCCCTTGCAACGACTTTTAGTAAAATGTGTGCTGTAGTTGCGGCATTCGCATTCTTAGTAAGAAGTATACTCTCGGTTAAAATGTTTATCCATATTAAAGAGACTTCAATGTATATTTTAAAGGAATTATTTAAGATCGGATTTCCAGCAGCTATGGAAAATATGTCCTATAGTCTGTCTCAAACGGTGTTAATGAGCATCATATTGATTAATCTTGGAGATACGGCTTATATTACCAGGACATATGTGTGGCAGATTAGCTGGATAGCTTCTATATTTGTTATCGCCATTGGACAGGCGAATCAAATCATCATCGGGCAATTGGTTGGTGGTGGAGAAATAGAGGAAGCTTATGAGGCAGGCATTAGTAATTTAAAAATAGCAATGTTTTTTTCTATAGTAGGAGCACTTATCTTATTCTTCTTTGGAGAAGCTCTTACAGGTATCTTTTCAAAGAATCCAGCGATTATTGTGTTAGGCGGAGCCACCCTTGTGGTGGATGCTTTTTTAGAGCCGGGAAGAGTTTTTAATGTGGTACTGATTAACGGGCTTAGGGGAGCAGGAGATGTTATTTTCCCTGTAGTAATGGCTATGATTTCAATGTGGAGTTTTGGAGTAGCAGGAGGTTATATTTTTAGTGTTGTTTTAGGTTTGGGCCTACCAGGAATATGGATGGGAATGGTTATTGACGAATGGTTCAGAGGAATATGTATGTTGTTTAGATGGAAGAATAGAAAATGGACACAAAGATGGCTGGTTGAACAGGAATGTATTTCATAAAAATAGAAGGAAGGCATTGTTTGCCTTCCTTCTATTTTTATGTCAGTACTCTTAATTTTTCAATACGGTTTTTATCTATATCTTCAACAATAAATTTGATATGGTCATATTCCACATTTTCTCCCGGTTCAGGAAGTCTTCCAAGAATTCCTATTACAAAACCGCCTATGGAATCAAAATCTTCAGATTCAATATTTGTACCGATCATTTCATTGAGAAAATCTATTCTCGTACTTCCGTCAACAACATATTCGTCTTCTTTTATGACTTGAATTTCTTCATCATTTTCGTCATACTCGTCTTCAATGTCTCCCACGATTTCTTCAACCAGATCTTCCATAGTTACAATACCGGCCGTACCGCCATATTCGTCTAAAACGATAGCCATAGGCGTTCTTTTGGCACGCATTTCAGCAAACAGCTCCGAAGTGACCTTAAACTCATAGGTGAAGAAAGGAGGTCGGATCAGTTGTTTTAAATCAAATTTTTCCTTATTTCCTTCAAAGAAAAATAAATCTTTTATATACAAAATACCAATGATATTATCGGTATTATCTTCATACACAGGCATCCTTGAAAATTGTTCCCTTTTAAATAAATCAATGATTTCATCATAGGTTGAATTGATTTCTACGGCAATCATGTCAGTTCTTGGGGTCATTACATCCTTTGCTTGCGAGTCACCAAATTCAAATACATTATAAATCATTTTCTTTTCGTCGCCCTCTAAAACTCCTTCTTCATGGCTGACATCCACCATAGTTTTCAGTTCTTCTTCCGTTATAAAAGAAGCTTGTTTTTCGGGATTGCCGCCAAATAACTTGATAATCAAGTTTGTAACAGTCATCAGAACAGTTACAATAGGGCTTAAAATAATTGTTATAATATATATGATTTTTGCAACCTTCAAGGCAGTTTTTTCCGTGTTTTGTACTGCCAGGGATTTGGGAGTTATTTCTCCAAATACTAATACGAGAAGTGTCATAACACCTGTTGCAATTCCTACCCCTGCATTTCCCCAAAGGCTTATTGCTAAAGAGGTTGCTAAAGCAGAAGCACCGATATTTACGATATTATTACCTACCAAGATTGAGCCTAACAATTTGCTGGATTCTTCAACCAGTCTACTAATAATGTCTGCCCCTTTAACCTTTTCCTCTACCATATGTCTTAATCTGATCTTGCTTAAAGACATTAAAGCAGTTTCTGATGCAGAGAAAAAAGCAGATAAAGATAAAAGAATTAATAGGGCAAAAACCTGCCACATCTCACCAGGTTCCAAAACAAATCACACTCCTAAAAATTTAATAATATACTGCTATTGCAGTCTTTGAAAAATTATAACATAAAAAATTGATTTTTCATAGTCTTTTAGATATTTGCATATTAAGAAAGAGTGATCATTACATTTCTTACCTAAAAGAATTATGAGTTGAATATTAATTTGTTATACTTCATTAATATGTAACAATATTTTTATTTTCTTCATTTCGCTTTAATTGGGTATCGAATATAAATTTGCGAATTCTATCAGGGTTCTTTTGATTGTCATGCTTAAATTCAATGGCATAGGCTTTATTGTAGGTAAGAATAAATTCCTCTAAGTTTTTAGGCTTTGGCTCCTCCATAGAAGCAATAAATTGGACTGCGGAAGACATTGGGATGACTTCGAAAAATGGTGTATGTAATTCTTTTAAAACACCTCCTTTTAAATCTTTAATAGAAATCAGAGTAATATCCAATAAAATAGTATCTCCCTGTAACAAAATTTGAGGGGTAACAAGAGCCAATCCCCCTTCGCTGATATTATAAAAGATTGCTTCGTTGGTCATATCTAAGTCCGGGATGTATAGCTTAGCCATACCTAATAGCTTAAGCCGGCAATATTTTCTGTTTTGGATTTTTTCTATGGGAGATAAGATTTTAATGTTCGCAATCTTATCTTGTATAGAAGAAATCGTTCCTTGAAAAGCAAAGAGAGAACTTTCTCGAAAAATTTTAATCCCATAAATTTTATTTAAGTAGATATCTGAATTAACATTTTCAAGGTTTATCCGTACTGCTATTGTATTCTTCGATATATTTATAATTGAGCCAGACAACTTGAAATTGGGATTGTTCATATCACATATCTCCAGAGGTACATTAAAAAGATACTTCTTAATTTTTTCCAATTCTATTGGTCCCATACAGATCATCCTTTAACTTATTATTACAACATATCTTCCTTTATTTTAGCATAAAATCTAAATTTTGCATATTAAATCTGATTTCGTCTATGAATAAAATACTAGTTTCTACTTATAATGAGTATATAAAAATGAGTAGGAAAGGAAGATCATATGAAGAAATATATATGTCTAGTGATTATTATGGGAATGCTTTTCTCATTAATTGGTTGCTCCAATAATAATAAGACAAATAATCAAGGAGGAACGGATGTTACCGATACAACGGATAACGGCGGCACAACAACAGATAATACCACTGGAGAGCCGGATCTTGCCAACTTAAAAGATGGAGAATATACTGCCCAAGGAGATAAAAGAGAACAAGGCAGTGAAGAAGCAACGGTTGTTATAGATGGAGGAAAAATTACGGATATTACTTTAAGAAGATTGGATAAACAAGGTAATGAAGTGGATTATGACAAATGGACGGGAGAAGAAATAGATGGAAAAACTTATCCGAATTTAAAACAATATCGTATTGATATGGCTAATAAGATGATTGAAGCACAAAGCTACGATGTGGATACAATTGCAGGAGCCACCCAAAGTTGCGAATCATGGAAATTAGCTGTAAAAAGAGCATTGGAACAAGCTGCACAATAATGTGTACCCAAAAGGTGCACATTTTTTTATTATTATTCCATAAAAAAGATTGTCTTTTATTAAAGTCGTGTTAAAATGTTAGATAAGGAGTTGTAGTAAGAGTACAAGGGGGATTCTATGCATAACAATTTAGAGCAAAGAGACAACTTGAATGAAGTAAAGCATTGCAGCAACCAATTAAAACTTTTAATGAATGCCTTTAATACCTTAGAAATAGCAATTTGTATCATGGACAGAGAAGGGCTCTTTGTATATGTTAACGATGCCTATTGTAGAATCTACGGATACGAGAAAGATGAATTTCTGGGACAATCTTTTCATTTGATTATTCCTCCTGATGAAAGAGAAAAATATTGGCATGAACATAACAGATTTATGATGGAAGAGAGTGTTTATTCAGGAGAACGAATGATTGAACAGAAAAATGGAAAAAATATAAATGTATCGGTTACAGTTACTAAAATCCAAGACGAAATGAACAATTATTATAAAGTCGTTACTTTAACCGATATCACTGAAAAGATTCAGGCAGGATTAGATGTCAAGAAGTTCATGATGGCAGTCGGACAGACAGTAGACTGGGTTGTAATAACCAATAAGCACGGTGTAATTGAATATGCCAATGATTCTGTTGCAAGGATAACAGGTTATAGCATAGAAGAGATTATTGGGAAGACCCCCTCTATTTGGAAGTCGTATAAATATAATCGGGATTTTTATAAAAATATATGGGATACTATCCTATCAGGGAAACCTTATCAAAATGTCATTATAAACAGAAAGAAAAACGGTGAGCTCTTTCATTTAAGTCAGAGTATTTCACCATTAAAAAGTGAAGACGGAGAGATTTTATACTTTGTTTCAACGGGCAAAGATATTACGGAAAATGTGGTATTAGAAGATAAACTATATTACTTATCCCATTATGATATGATTACAGGTTTGCCTAACCGCACTGAATTTAGCAGAAGAATTACACAAGCCATAACCAATGCGGAACTGGACACCAGAAAAGTAGCAGTACTTATTATGGACATTAATAAATTCATTTTTATTAATGAAACTTTTGGTACCGAAATAGGCGATATGGTGCTTCGAAACATCGGTAATCAATTGTCGAAAGCCGTCGGCAAGCAAAATGTAGTAGCCCGTATCGGAGGAGACGAATTTGGAATTATATTAAAAGATATCAAAAGCTCTGAAGATATATTTGTATATATAGATAAAATCTATAAATTAATACAGCAGCCTGTCAGAGTAGGAGAACAAGAAATTGTGCTATCTATGTCTATGGGAATTTCTATTTATCCTAATGATGGAAAGGATATGAAGCAGCTTATATCCAAAACCGAAATTGCTCTTTCTCAGGCACGAAGAAGTGAAACCAATAAATATATGTTCTATGGAGAGCATATGAATTCAGATGCAAAGAACTTTTTATTAATGGAAAATAAGCTTTTAAAAGCCATTAAAAATGAAGAATTTATCGTGTTTTATCAGCCATATTTTAACTTGAGAACCCATGAATTAGAAGGTATTGAAGCATTAGTAAGATGGGAAGATAAAGAAAGCGGCATTATTTCACCGGGAATCTTTATACCGATTCTTGAGGAAACTGGACTGATTAAGGAAGTAGGCCGCCAGATTATTAAAATTGTATGCCGTCAATTAAGGCAGTGGCTTGATCAAGGTTATGAGGTTGTGCCGGTTGCGATTAATCTTTCGCCGGTTCAATTTAGAAGCAGCACTTTATTAAAAGATATTATGGAAGCAGTAGAAGAATATGAATTAAATCCAAATTTGATTGTTTTTGAAATTACAGAGTCTACCTTTATGCAAGATATTGCAGCAACTTATGAAGTATTAAGAGAGATGAAAAATGCAGGTTTTACTATTTCCATCGATGATTTTGGTACAGGATATTCTTCTTTAAGTTATTTGAAGAAATTCCCTGTGGACCATTTGAAAATAGATCTATCTTTTATTAGAGACATTACTAAAGACACGGATGATAAAGCTATTGTAAATGCAATTATTTCCATGGCTCATCATCTCAACTTAAAAACCATTGCAGAAGGTATTGAAGAAGAAGAACAGCTCAGGGAGCTATTTTATCTTCAATGTGATATTGGGCAGGGTTATTATTGGAGTAGGCCGGTACCTGCTCATAAAGTAGAATCATTCCTTAAATACGACCTTCGAAACAATACCGGCATAGAACATTTATAATCATTATATGATATGACATAAGTTTTCACCTTATTTATACTTATAGAGTTGCATAATTATTAGGAGTACATTAATATAAGAGGATAATAAAAAGTAGGAGGTCTATAATGGGGATTAAAATTGTTGCAGACAGTAGTTGTGATTTGACAGATCAAATGAAAGAGGAAATGAATATTGAGATTGCCCCTTTAACTCTTCAGTTGGAAGATAAAAAATATATTGATGATGAGCAATTAGATGTAAGAGAATATGTAAAAGAAATGAATAATTGTAAAACTGCACCGAAGACGGCATGTCCTTCTCCGGAGGATTTTATGAAAAGATATGCAGGAGAAGAAAGTGTCTTTGTTGTTACTTTATCTTCTAATCTAAGCGGAACCTATAATAGTGCGATGTTGGCAAAAGAAATGTATCTGGAAGAAGTAGGGAATAAATTTATACATGTTTTCGATTCCTTCAGCGCTTCGGTAGCAGAAACCCTTATCGCTCTTAAAATCCACGAATTATCGAAGATTAATATTGAAGAAACAGAAATTGTACAGAAAGTGAATAAATATATTCAAGAAATGAAGACTTTTTTCTTGTTGGAAAGTCTGGAGCATTTAGCAAAAGCAGGACGTCTTAGTCCTTTCATCGCAAAAATCGCATCTGTATTGTCCATAAAGCCTATTATGGGTGCAACCGAAGAAGGAACTATTCGATTGGTTCAAAAAGTAAGAGGCTATAAGAAAGCGTTTGATAAGTTTGTAGATACCATCGGAGAAGAAGGAAAGAATTTCGAAGAAAAAATCTTAGGTATTGCCCATTGCAATTGTTTAGATCGTGCTTTAAAGTTTAAGGAAGAGGTACTTAAAAAATATAATTTTAAAGATATTATTATTGTAGAAATGAGAGGCTTAAGTTCCACTTATGCAGATGACGGGGGACTTGTTATAGCATTTTAATGATATTCGGGCGAAATTTTTCGCCCGTTATTCTTGTATAAGAAAT
The genomic region above belongs to Defluviitalea saccharophila and contains:
- a CDS encoding bacteriohemerythrin — encoded protein: MSFEWKDRYSLNIPEIDEQHQKLFEIGYRAYELAMINDGSDYYDEIMAIIDELLDYVEYHFEFEERLMERNLYSKFGTHCKEHNFYISKIKNMAHEEKIDDNQQEALLNILNFLSDWISNHILITDRQYVNEFKEKGLI
- a CDS encoding L,D-transpeptidase family protein codes for the protein MKRLLFSIIFIGLILLMIFPNNPNIARNETFDDIPLVTVHQNEIVDASIENYPYLNAEGGLKLSRTLYPWQVGEDVMRIRKALKKIGYQISTNSYTFDQNMKNIVFKFQKDHGLKVDGIVGKSTVNAINKILIESGMTAPSIQTVVTKCPTNGYWITINKSSNTLTLLKGKNVIEKFPVATGKNPKFTPEGKWRIQNKVVNPAWKNIKGGVPENPLGYRWMGLNISDGYVYGIHGTNSEWSIGYYISKGCIRMQNKDVERLFSIVKSGTPVWIGTQNKLSQWGFTVK
- a CDS encoding ferredoxin → MIAKIDRDGCIACGTCPAICPEVFRMADDGLAEVYVDEVPEEAKDSAIEAQEACPVSVITVEE
- a CDS encoding MATE family efflux transporter, whose product is MERQRRLIKLAGPIFVELLLSMLLGIIDIFMLSQYDDRAAGAVGASNQIINNLNLIFAIISAGTAVLVAQNVGANKKEEIEKVSAVSLIMNFIIGMIISAGMIVFGKPILRGIGVTPDLMNYAYEYTLIVGGALFVQAILNTLLAIIRSHGYTKQSMYISGVMNIVNIVGDAVFVFGLFGAPVLGVKGVALATTFSKMCAVVAAFAFLVRSILSVKMFIHIKETSMYILKELFKIGFPAAMENMSYSLSQTVLMSIILINLGDTAYITRTYVWQISWIASIFVIAIGQANQIIIGQLVGGGEIEEAYEAGISNLKIAMFFSIVGALILFFFGEALTGIFSKNPAIIVLGGATLVVDAFLEPGRVFNVVLINGLRGAGDVIFPVVMAMISMWSFGVAGGYIFSVVLGLGLPGIWMGMVIDEWFRGICMLFRWKNRKWTQRWLVEQECIS
- a CDS encoding hemolysin family protein, with amino-acid sequence MEPGEMWQVFALLILLSLSAFFSASETALMSLSKIRLRHMVEEKVKGADIISRLVEESSKLLGSILVGNNIVNIGASALATSLAISLWGNAGVGIATGVMTLLVLVFGEITPKSLAVQNTEKTALKVAKIIYIITIILSPIVTVLMTVTNLIIKLFGGNPEKQASFITEEELKTMVDVSHEEGVLEGDEKKMIYNVFEFGDSQAKDVMTPRTDMIAVEINSTYDEIIDLFKREQFSRMPVYEDNTDNIIGILYIKDLFFFEGNKEKFDLKQLIRPPFFTYEFKVTSELFAEMRAKRTPMAIVLDEYGGTAGIVTMEDLVEEIVGDIEDEYDENDEEIQVIKEDEYVVDGSTRIDFLNEMIGTNIESEDFDSIGGFVIGILGRLPEPGENVEYDHIKFIVEDIDKNRIEKLRVLT
- a CDS encoding PilZ domain-containing protein codes for the protein MGPIELEKIKKYLFNVPLEICDMNNPNFKLSGSIINISKNTIAVRINLENVNSDIYLNKIYGIKIFRESSLFAFQGTISSIQDKIANIKILSPIEKIQNRKYCRLKLLGMAKLYIPDLDMTNEAIFYNISEGGLALVTPQILLQGDTILLDITLISIKDLKGGVLKELHTPFFEVIPMSSAVQFIASMEEPKPKNLEEFILTYNKAYAIEFKHDNQKNPDRIRKFIFDTQLKRNEENKNIVTY
- a CDS encoding FMN-binding protein, with the protein product MKKYICLVIIMGMLFSLIGCSNNNKTNNQGGTDVTDTTDNGGTTTDNTTGEPDLANLKDGEYTAQGDKREQGSEEATVVIDGGKITDITLRRLDKQGNEVDYDKWTGEEIDGKTYPNLKQYRIDMANKMIEAQSYDVDTIAGATQSCESWKLAVKRALEQAAQ
- a CDS encoding sensor domain-containing protein — encoded protein: MHNNLEQRDNLNEVKHCSNQLKLLMNAFNTLEIAICIMDREGLFVYVNDAYCRIYGYEKDEFLGQSFHLIIPPDEREKYWHEHNRFMMEESVYSGERMIEQKNGKNINVSVTVTKIQDEMNNYYKVVTLTDITEKIQAGLDVKKFMMAVGQTVDWVVITNKHGVIEYANDSVARITGYSIEEIIGKTPSIWKSYKYNRDFYKNIWDTILSGKPYQNVIINRKKNGELFHLSQSISPLKSEDGEILYFVSTGKDITENVVLEDKLYYLSHYDMITGLPNRTEFSRRITQAITNAELDTRKVAVLIMDINKFIFINETFGTEIGDMVLRNIGNQLSKAVGKQNVVARIGGDEFGIILKDIKSSEDIFVYIDKIYKLIQQPVRVGEQEIVLSMSMGISIYPNDGKDMKQLISKTEIALSQARRSETNKYMFYGEHMNSDAKNFLLMENKLLKAIKNEEFIVFYQPYFNLRTHELEGIEALVRWEDKESGIISPGIFIPILEETGLIKEVGRQIIKIVCRQLRQWLDQGYEVVPVAINLSPVQFRSSTLLKDIMEAVEEYELNPNLIVFEITESTFMQDIAATYEVLREMKNAGFTISIDDFGTGYSSLSYLKKFPVDHLKIDLSFIRDITKDTDDKAIVNAIISMAHHLNLKTIAEGIEEEEQLRELFYLQCDIGQGYYWSRPVPAHKVESFLKYDLRNNTGIEHL
- a CDS encoding DegV family protein, producing MGIKIVADSSCDLTDQMKEEMNIEIAPLTLQLEDKKYIDDEQLDVREYVKEMNNCKTAPKTACPSPEDFMKRYAGEESVFVVTLSSNLSGTYNSAMLAKEMYLEEVGNKFIHVFDSFSASVAETLIALKIHELSKINIEETEIVQKVNKYIQEMKTFFLLESLEHLAKAGRLSPFIAKIASVLSIKPIMGATEEGTIRLVQKVRGYKKAFDKFVDTIGEEGKNFEEKILGIAHCNCLDRALKFKEEVLKKYNFKDIIIVEMRGLSSTYADDGGLVIAF